A region of the Kribbella sp. NBC_01245 genome:
GGAAGCCGTCCGGGCCGAACTTGATCCGGCCGCCGTTGTGCACCGCGGACATCGGAATGCCCTCGAAGATGACGCGTGGTTCGGTGATCTGGTTGTTCCGCCAGGTGAAGCGCGCGATCCGGTTGTCGTCGCCGGTGCTGTAGTAGGCGTAGACGTACGGCCGGGTCGCGAACTTCGGGTCGACCGCCAGCCCGAGCAGGCCGCCCTCCGACGATGGATCGACGTCCGGTACCGTGCCGACCTCGGACACCTGGCCGCCCACGATCCGCTTCACCTTCGCCGAATCCCGCTCGGCCACCAACGCCGACTTGTCGGGCAAAAACGCCAAGCCCCACGGCACTTCCAGCCCTGTCGCCACCGTGCCGGCGACCACGACCTTGGCTGCCTTGCCCGGCCCGCTGCTCGCCGTAGGCGTCGACGGCGTCGAGGGCTTCGGGGACGTCGTCGATGGCGGCGGCTCGGTTGAAGGCGTCAACGTGGTCGTCCGCCCAGGCGTCGGCGACGCCTCGCCGTCACCGCCGGAACAACCAGTCGCGACCAACGCCATGGCGACCGCACCCCAGATAACCCGCCGACTCATCCGCCCGAGCACCTTCCGTTGGAAACCGAGAGCCCCACGGTAGCCACCTGGACCGAAAGCCGGGCGTAAGCGGTCAGCTCAGCCAGGTCGGCCGGAGCGGGAAGTCGGAGGTGGCGTCGGGGTGGAGTTTTACGGCGAGGACTTGGTGGAGTTGCACCTCGTTGCGCTCGAAGCCGACCCGGCAGGCGGCCAGGTAGAGCCCCCAGACCTTGGCGGTGGCCGGCCCGACCTCTTCGACGGCCTCATCCCAATGGGCCTGAAGATTGTCGGACCAGGCGGCAAGGGTCTTGGCGTAGTGCTCGCGCAGGTTCTCCGAATGCCGGACCTCGAAACCGGTGTCCTGCATTTCGGTGATGATCCGGCCCGATCCGGTCAGCTCGCCGTCCGGGAAGATGTAGCGGTCGATGAACGCGCCGGTCGGGCGCAGCCGGTTGTCGGACCGCGTGATGCTGTGGTTGAGCAGGCGCCCGCCCGGCTTGAGCCGCTCCAGCAGGAAACCGAAGTACGACGGGTAGTTCCGGATGCCGATGTGCTCGGTCAGACCGATCGAGCTGATCGCGTCGAACTCCCGCTCCGGCACATCGCGGTAATCCCCGAACCGCACCTCCGCCACACCACCCAGGCCGTCGCGCTCGATCGCCGAGCGGGCCCAAGACGCTTGCTCCGAGGACAACGTCACCCCGAGCGCCTGGACGCCGTACTCGCGAGCCGCATGCCGGACCATGCCACCCCAGCCGCAACCCACGTCGAGCAGGCGCATGCCTGGTTTGAGGTCGAGCTTGCGGGCGACCAGGTCGAACTTCTCCGTCTGGGCCTGCTCCAGCGTCGCGTCATCGCTGGGGTAAACCGCGCAGGTGTACGCCATCGACGGGCCGAGAACCCACTCGTAGAACGTGTTCGACACGTCGTAGTGGTGGTGGATCGCGGCCCGATCGCGGGTCTTCGAATGCCGCAGGCCCTCGAACGTACGCCGCCAGCGGGGGAGGTGCTCCTGCGGCGGAGGTGGCGGCGGCTTGAGGTGGTTCCAGCCCAGACCGCGGACGATTCGCAAGGCCTCCGCGGGCGTTGGGCGCTGGAACGACAACTGGCGCAGCATCAACCGCATCAGCTCGTACGGATTGGCCGGGTGCGAGCCCTCGATCTCGAGGTCGCCCGCGACATACGCACGGACCAGGCCGAGATCGCCGGGGGCGGTCAGGATGTACGACAGGCCGCGCTCGTTGGCGAGGTGCATGTGCACGGCCGCGTCCTCGGGACCGGCCGAGCTTCCGTCGTACGCCGTGAAGCGGAACGGCAGACCGGCCGGGGTCACGGCGGTCAGGGCATCCGCGATCAATACCTGAGTCGGGTTCATCGTCGCCGTCATCGGCGCGTCACCGCCTTCTCGTAAAGCCCGGTCAACCGGGACTGCGGGTCGTAGCGTTCTTTCACCTCTGCCAGGGCCGGCACGTTGTAGAGCCGGTCGAACGTCTCCCGGTCGTAGTAAGCGTCCGAGTAGAGCGATTTGTGCCCATCGAAGTCGGCGACGGCGGCCTCGATCTTGCGGTTCACGTCGCCGTCGTGAGCACCTGGCGCGATCGCCACCGTGCCCCAGAAGCCGACGTTGACGTACGTCTCGCCCGGCTTGAGCGGGTAGAGCGGCCAGTCCGCCTTAGCCCGCAGCGGGCACAGCCAAACCGGCCGCATCCCGACCTCGGCGTCGAACCAGCGCAGGAATCCCGCCAGCCGGTCGAGCGGGATCTCGACATCCTGGACCACGCGTTCGCGCGGCGGTTTGCCCTTGCGGGCGTCGAGCTTGGCCGCGATGTGCCAGCGGTTCTCCAGCCCGATCAGCTTGTGGAAGACGTCGCTGCGTCGGAATCGCTTCGGCCACAAGCGCCGTACGTAAGGGTTCTGCACGCCGAACGCCGAGGAGCACCAGAACCAGTCGGTGTCCCAGCGCCAGAGGTAGTCGTTGGCGGTCAACGTATCTTTCGATCGTTGCCGGATCGACCGATAGAAGATGTGCTGACCCGTGTAGTCGCTGGTCTTCGTCACGGCATCGCTGTTCCGCCCGAGGGTCAGGTAGGCCTCGTCCGGGCTGAAGGCCACACCGTCGAGGAAATGCACCGGCTCGTCGCGGTACTTGCCCTCAGCAATGATCTCGGCGATCACCTCTGCCAGGTCGTCCAGGGCGACGGGGATATGCCGGAGCGCGACGTACGGCGAGATGCGGTCGAGGTCGATCCGGAGCCGGGTGGCGTATCCCAGCGAGCCGTAGGAGTTCGGGAAAGTGCGGAACAAGTCGGCGTGCTCGTTGTCCGGCCGGGCAGTCACGATCTCCCCGGCACCGGTGAGGATGTCCATCTCGACGACGGACTCGTGCGGCAGCCCCTCGCGGAACGAGGACGACTCGATGCCGAGGCCGCTCACCGCACCGCCGAGGGTGATCGTGCGCAACTGCGGCACGACCTTGGGGGTGAGGTTGTACGGCAGGGTGGCCGCGACCAGGTCCTCGTACGTGCACATGCCCTGGACATCCGCCGTACGGGCCTCGGCGTCGATCGAGATCACGCCGGTCAGACCGGATACGTCGAGCCCTGGGGTGTCCACCGCCGTTCTGGGCCGGAACAGGTTGGAACTGCGCTTCGCGAGACGGACCGGCCGGCCCAGGGGAATCTGCCGGTACGACGCCCGAAGCTGCTCGACTGCCGAACCGTGGTCCATTGTCGGAGGCACCTAACCAGAGTACGACGCGGTGCCCCGTCCCGGCAGGCGTTTTCCACAAGGCGGCCCACCTGTTCGGAAACTGTCGGAGGGCGCGGGTAAGTTGCTGACATGGCTGACGATGTGAAGACGTTGCTCCCCTGGCAGGACCCGGATGCGTTCCTCGGTGGCATGCCGAGCGGGTTCGACGTCCGGTTTTACGCCGGTGGCCCGCGGCCGGAAGGGCTCGACGAGATCGAGTTCTACGTGCCGCACTACATGGGCGGGCAAGAGGTCGTCGAGGTGATCGCGGACATGCCCGCGCTCAAGGTGGTGCAGACGCAGACCGCCGGTTTTGAGAACGTGCTGCCCTTCCTCGGGGAGGACGTGACGCTGTGCAATGCGCGCGGGGTGCACGACGCCTCGACCGCCGAGATCACGGTGGCGCTGATTCTCGCGTCGTACCGGCGGATCCCGCGCGCCGTGCGGAACCAGGGCGAGCAGATCTGGCCGCCGTATGACGGGCCCGACGACTCGCTCGCGGACCGGACCGTGCTGATCCTCGGTTATGGCTCGATCGGGGAGGCGCTGGAGCGGCGGCTGGCCGGGTTCGAGTGCGACGTGGTCCGGGTGGCGCGGCGTGCTCGCGAGGGTGTGCACCCGATCGAGGAGCTGCCGGCACTGCTGCCGAAGGCCGACGTGGTGGTGTTGCTGACGCCCGCGACCGAGCAGACGAAGGGCATGGTCGACGCCAAGTTCCTGGGCCAGCTCAAGGACGGCGCCCTGCTGGTGAACGTTGCTCGTGGTGTCGTGGTGAACACGGACGACCTCGTCGCGGAGCTGACCACCGGCCGGATCCGGGCCGCCCTGGATGTCACCGACCCCGAGCCATTGCCTGCCGGCCACCCGTTGTGGTCGGCTCCGAATGTGTTGATCAACCCGCATCGCGGCGGCGCCTCCACGGCCTTCGCACCGCGGGCTGCCCGGCTGGTGCGCGCCCAGCTGGAGCGATATGCCAAAGGAGAACCACTGATCAACGTGGTGGCGGGGCCGCCGCGTTAGTGGTCCGTTAACGATCCACTCGACCTGAGAAAGGACAACGATGTCCGAGGCCGTACTGCTGATCGGGACCAAGAAGGGTCTCTGGATCGGTCACAGCGATGCCGAGCGCCGGGAGTGGAAGCTAACCGAGCCAGCCTTCGAGATGCAGGGAATCTACTCCGTCGGTATCGATACCCGCGGTGATCGGCCTCGTCTGTTCGTCGGCGGGACCAGTGAGCACTGGGGCCCGGCGGTGTTCCACTCCGACGACCTGGGTCAGACCTGGGACGAGCCACCGCAGGGATCGATCACGTTCCCGGCCGACGCGGAGGCCTCGCTCGAGCGGGTCTGGCAGATCCAGCCGGGTCCGCTGGCTGAGCCGGGTGTCGTCTACGCGGGCGCGCAACCGTCGTCACTGTGGAAGTCGACCGATGGGGGAGTGACGTTCGAGCTCGTCCGCGCACTCTGGGACCACCCGCACCGCAAGGACTGGGGTGCCGGTTTCGGCGGCCAGGCGATCCACAGCGTGCTGCCGCATCCCGACGACCCGAACCAGGTCACCGTCGCGATGTCGACCGGCGGGGTCTACCGCACCACCGACGGCGGCCAGAGCTGGCATCCGTCCAACCACGGCATCTCGGCGTACTTCATGCCCGATCCGAACCCCGAGTTCGGCCAGTGCGTGCACAAGATCGCGGCCCACCCGAGCCGTCCCGAGCGGCTGTTCGCGCAGAACCACCATGGCGTCTACCGCAGCGACGACGCCGGCGCCAGCTGGAAGTCGATCGCCGGCGGCCTGCCCTCGGACTTCGGCTTCCCGATCGTGGTGCACCCGCATGAGCCCGACACCGTTTACCTGTTCCCGTTGATTGCCGACGGCAACCGAATCCCGCCCGACGCGCGCTGCCGGGTCTACCGATCCCGCGATGCGGGCGAGACCTGGGAGGCTCTGTCCAACGGCCTTCCCGACGTCCCGTCGTATGCGCCGGTCCTGCGCGACGCGATGTGCGCCGACAACGCCGAGCAAGCCGGCGTGTACGTCGGAACGCGGGACGGCTGCGTCTACGCGAGCGCGGACGCGGGCGACACCTGGACCGAGGTGGCCCGCCATCTGCCCGACGTCCTGACCGTGCGCGCGGCGGTGGTCTGATGCCCGTCACCGTTCGCCTGCCGACGGTCTTGCGGCCGTTCGCCGGTGGTGCCGAGCGGGTCGAGGTCGACGTACCGGCCGAGGCGACGGTGGGTCGCGTCATCGAGGTGCTGGAGGTGGAGCACCCCGCCCTCCGCCGCCGCCTCACCGACGAACAAGGCGAGCTCCGGCGTCACGTCAACGTCTTCCTCGGCGACGACAACATCCGCGACCTCAACGCCCTCGACACCCCACTCCAAGACGGCGCCGAACTGCTGGTGCTCCCCTCAGTGGCAGGAGGCTAACTACGGCGTGGCCTGCTGGTCGGTGTAGGCGATGACCTGCGCGGCGAGATCCTGGACGATCGGGATCGCGCCGGGCAGGAGTAAGACGCCCGCGATCAGCA
Encoded here:
- a CDS encoding FAD-binding oxidoreductase, translating into MPPTMDHGSAVEQLRASYRQIPLGRPVRLAKRSSNLFRPRTAVDTPGLDVSGLTGVISIDAEARTADVQGMCTYEDLVAATLPYNLTPKVVPQLRTITLGGAVSGLGIESSSFREGLPHESVVEMDILTGAGEIVTARPDNEHADLFRTFPNSYGSLGYATRLRIDLDRISPYVALRHIPVALDDLAEVIAEIIAEGKYRDEPVHFLDGVAFSPDEAYLTLGRNSDAVTKTSDYTGQHIFYRSIRQRSKDTLTANDYLWRWDTDWFWCSSAFGVQNPYVRRLWPKRFRRSDVFHKLIGLENRWHIAAKLDARKGKPPRERVVQDVEIPLDRLAGFLRWFDAEVGMRPVWLCPLRAKADWPLYPLKPGETYVNVGFWGTVAIAPGAHDGDVNRKIEAAVADFDGHKSLYSDAYYDRETFDRLYNVPALAEVKERYDPQSRLTGLYEKAVTRR
- a CDS encoding ubiquitin-like small modifier protein 1, whose translation is MPVTVRLPTVLRPFAGGAERVEVDVPAEATVGRVIEVLEVEHPALRRRLTDEQGELRRHVNVFLGDDNIRDLNALDTPLQDGAELLVLPSVAGG
- a CDS encoding class I SAM-dependent methyltransferase — protein: MTATMNPTQVLIADALTAVTPAGLPFRFTAYDGSSAGPEDAAVHMHLANERGLSYILTAPGDLGLVRAYVAGDLEIEGSHPANPYELMRLMLRQLSFQRPTPAEALRIVRGLGWNHLKPPPPPPQEHLPRWRRTFEGLRHSKTRDRAAIHHHYDVSNTFYEWVLGPSMAYTCAVYPSDDATLEQAQTEKFDLVARKLDLKPGMRLLDVGCGWGGMVRHAAREYGVQALGVTLSSEQASWARSAIERDGLGGVAEVRFGDYRDVPEREFDAISSIGLTEHIGIRNYPSYFGFLLERLKPGGRLLNHSITRSDNRLRPTGAFIDRYIFPDGELTGSGRIITEMQDTGFEVRHSENLREHYAKTLAAWSDNLQAHWDEAVEEVGPATAKVWGLYLAACRVGFERNEVQLHQVLAVKLHPDATSDFPLRPTWLS
- a CDS encoding 2-hydroxyacid dehydrogenase produces the protein MADDVKTLLPWQDPDAFLGGMPSGFDVRFYAGGPRPEGLDEIEFYVPHYMGGQEVVEVIADMPALKVVQTQTAGFENVLPFLGEDVTLCNARGVHDASTAEITVALILASYRRIPRAVRNQGEQIWPPYDGPDDSLADRTVLILGYGSIGEALERRLAGFECDVVRVARRAREGVHPIEELPALLPKADVVVLLTPATEQTKGMVDAKFLGQLKDGALLVNVARGVVVNTDDLVAELTTGRIRAALDVTDPEPLPAGHPLWSAPNVLINPHRGGASTAFAPRAARLVRAQLERYAKGEPLINVVAGPPR
- a CDS encoding WD40/YVTN/BNR-like repeat-containing protein — protein: MSEAVLLIGTKKGLWIGHSDAERREWKLTEPAFEMQGIYSVGIDTRGDRPRLFVGGTSEHWGPAVFHSDDLGQTWDEPPQGSITFPADAEASLERVWQIQPGPLAEPGVVYAGAQPSSLWKSTDGGVTFELVRALWDHPHRKDWGAGFGGQAIHSVLPHPDDPNQVTVAMSTGGVYRTTDGGQSWHPSNHGISAYFMPDPNPEFGQCVHKIAAHPSRPERLFAQNHHGVYRSDDAGASWKSIAGGLPSDFGFPIVVHPHEPDTVYLFPLIADGNRIPPDARCRVYRSRDAGETWEALSNGLPDVPSYAPVLRDAMCADNAEQAGVYVGTRDGCVYASADAGDTWTEVARHLPDVLTVRAAVV